One Arcobacter sp. FWKO B genomic window, ATATGCAAAATCCTTATTGCCAAATAAAAATGAAATAATAAAAAATACACCAAAAACTAATCTCATTTTTTACCTTTTTTCAACTCATAGACATAGCTAAATATCTCAGCTATTGCTTTATAAAACTCTTCTGGAATCTCAGCTTCAATCTCTACTTGTGCATACATAGCTCTTGCTAATGCTGGATTTTCTATAATAGGGATATCATTATCCATAGCAATCTCTCTAATTCTAAGTGCTAAGAAATCTATCCCTTTTGCCACCACTTTTGGTGCGGAATTTTTAGTATTATCATATTTTAAAGCCACAGCATAATGGGTAGGATTTGTAATAACAACATCAGCACTTGGTACATCTGACATCATCCTACGCATTGCCATTTTCATTTGTAACTGTCTAATTCTTGACTTTACTAAAGGATCCCCTTCCATATTTTTATACTCATCTTTTATCTCTTGCTTACTCATCCTAAGAGACTTCATATAATAAAAATGTGTAAAGTAATAGTCTATTATAGCAAAAATTATAATAATAAGCAAAATAGTAGACAAAAAATATATTAAAAGTTCGTAAATTGAGTCTAATGTATAACCTAAACTTTTATCCATCATCCTTAACATATCATCACCAAAAAACAAAAACAATACAACCATAACAATAAATATAATAGTTAATTTTATAGATAGTTTTAGTGCTTCAATAAGCTTTTTCATACTAAAAACATTCCCCATCCCTTTTATTGGGTCAAGTTTTTCAAATTTTAGTTTAATAGGGGTAAATATAAAGCCAAATTGAACAAGATTTGAAACAATACCAAAAAACAATACAAGTATCAAAAAAGGTGCCAACGCATATAAAATATCTTCAACAACAGTAACTGTCATTTGATAATATATAGTTGAATCTACCTCTTTGCCTATAAAAGAGTATATATAAAGCATCATTTTTTGTATTTCTGTAAATAAATATCCAGAAAAAAACAATAAAAATAGTGTTCCAAAAAACAAAATAGTTGCTCCACTTACCTCCATTGATTTGGAGACATTGCCCTCTTTTTTGGCATCTTCTATTTTCTTGGGGGTGGGTTCTTCTGTCTTTTCTTGATCATCAGCCATCTACATTCCTCAAACTAATAACTAAACATCTCAATAAAATACTCTCTAAATGCAGTTACAAACATCTCCATACCAAACATCATAAATAAAAATATAAGTGCAAATTTTAATTGAAAAGTGATAACAAATGGTGAAAATGCTGGCATTGATTTTGTTCCATATCCATAATATATATCAAGAACAAAAGCTATAAAAAAAAGTGGAAAGGCAAAAGCAAAAGCAAAAGCAAACATCCTTTTTACTTCAGCAATAGCAATACTTAACCCATCAACACTATATAAATTAAATGTTCCTAACTCTACCATTCCAAAACTTGCAGTAAGCATCACAATAGTAGTCTCATACATACCTGTTGTAAAAAATACTAAAATAGCAATAATATATAAAAACCTA contains:
- the flhB gene encoding flagellar biosynthesis protein FlhB, which codes for MADDQEKTEEPTPKKIEDAKKEGNVSKSMEVSGATILFFGTLFLLFFSGYLFTEIQKMMLYIYSFIGKEVDSTIYYQMTVTVVEDILYALAPFLILVLFFGIVSNLVQFGFIFTPIKLKFEKLDPIKGMGNVFSMKKLIEALKLSIKLTIIFIVMVVLFLFFGDDMLRMMDKSLGYTLDSIYELLIYFLSTILLIIIIFAIIDYYFTHFYYMKSLRMSKQEIKDEYKNMEGDPLVKSRIRQLQMKMAMRRMMSDVPSADVVITNPTHYAVALKYDNTKNSAPKVVAKGIDFLALRIREIAMDNDIPIIENPALARAMYAQVEIEAEIPEEFYKAIAEIFSYVYELKKGKK
- a CDS encoding flagellar biosynthetic protein FliR, whose amino-acid sequence is MQELISLLDEVVLYNFLLLLGRVLAFVAFMPIFGHTSVSPSIRVAFAFYLSIFLFPIVQINPNINQGTFIDGLIGEITLGLVGSMFFTVLFSAVRIIGDFVSYATALSMANMFDPATGAQESLVSRFLYIIAILVFFTTGMYETTIVMLTASFGMVELGTFNLYSVDGLSIAIAEVKRMFAFAFAFAFPLFFIAFVLDIYYGYGTKSMPAFSPFVITFQLKFALIFLFMMFGMEMFVTAFREYFIEMFSY